Within Methanococcus voltae, the genomic segment CGGTATTTATAATACACATTCTAAGGTTTCTGATGCTAGAAATGAAATTTTAACAGCCTACTCTGCTCAGTATATCGATGATAAATCACTTATTCGCAAAATTTTATATGCAAACACTACTGAAGAAATAAATGGATACTTAAAAGAGATAAGAATTCTTGAAACTGTTTATAATGAAATTTGCAAAAGAGTAGTTGAAAGATTAGAATATAGGTGGGATAAAATTAAATTTAATTGTCATATTATTGGAATGAAAGGCGAAAAACTTGGTAAATTCGATAAAAATTAAAATGAAAATTAAAATTAAACTAAAAATATAAATATAAAAGTAAAAAATATAATATAAAAATAAAAGTAAAAATTTCAAAAAAATAAGTAATTTAATTAGGAATATTATTCATCTACGTAATAATATTCTCCAATTTCTTTTTGATATATGTCTCTTTGGCTTCCTTCTTTATTAACTCTTGGTCTGCCCGTTTCAGGGTCTCGTCTAAATGTAATACCCATTTGTTTTAAAAACTTGTTTGCACCGTCTCTCTTTTTCAATGGAGCACTTCCTTGACCATTCATTCCAGCTTCACCATTGAATACGATGAATCTATCTGAAATGTAATCCTGGAATAATATATCGTGATCAACCACAAACATTGCTGCGTCCTTTTCGTCGGCCATACGTCTTATAACTCTTGAAGCGTTTAATCTTTGTTCAACATCCAAGAAAGCTGAAGGTTCGTCAATTAGATATAAATCTGCGTCATGACTTAAGCAGGCTGCAATTGAAACTCTTTGAAGCTCCCCGCCAGAAAGATCTTTTACATTTGACTCCATTAAATTTTCAAGAGCCAAAGGTTTTATAATCTCTGACTTGTAGAATGAAGTGTGTATGGCAGTTATTCCCATTAATAAATCTTCTACGGTTCCATCGAAATCTGTTAAGATATACTGAGGTTTATAAGCTACTTTAATATCTCCGTTTATTTCGCCACTATTTGGTTTCATAACTCCCGCTAATGCTTTTACAAAGGTTGTTTTACCAATACCGTTAGGTCCAAGTATACCTACAACTTCCCCTTGGTATATTTCGCCACCTTCAACGTTCAATTTGAAATCACCTAAGTTTACGCTAATATCCGTGTAATCTAAGAGCATAGGTCTGTTTGAGTTATCTGCAGGTGGTCTTTTTTCGAAGATAATGGAATTTTTCCTGAATCTTATGTTTTCTTCTTTTAAGAATCCATCTAGGTAAGCGTTAATGCCTACTCTTGTACCTCTTGGGTGTGTAACAACCCCGTAAGCAGATGGTACACCGTACATAATGTGTATATTGTCAGATAAATAATCTAAAACGATCAAATCGTGCTCAACAGCTACCACTTTCTTGTCTTCGCTAACTTTTCTTATAACTTTTGCAGCACTAAAACGTTGTTTAACGTCTAACCAAGATGTAGGCTCGTCAAAATAGTATATGCTACCATCTCTTAAGCAAGCTGCGGCAATAGCAACTCTTTGAAGCTCTCCACCACTTAATTGAGTGAATTCCCTGTTTAACAAATTGGTAAGTTCCAATTCTTTGGTTAATTCATCAAATTTGCCTTTTTCATCCACTTTTCTTAACATGTCTCCTACTTTACCCTTAACTACTTTAGGTAATATATCAACATATTGTGGTTTGTGAATTGGTTTAATATTTTTTTCCTTGAGTTTTTCAAAGTAATTTTGCAATTCAGTCCCTGAAAAATGCTTAACTACATCTTCAATGCTTGCAGGATTTTCCAAATCGTTTAAATTCGGTACAATCTCGCCGTTTAATATTTTTATGATGGTAGACTTACCTACCCCGTTAGGCCCTAAAATACCGGTTACGCCATTTCTTGGAGAGATTAAGCCATATAATCTAAATCTGTTTTGGCCATACGAGTGTATAATCTTATCGTCTGAGAGTTCTTCGGGTAAGCCGATTATTTTAATCGAACCAAATGGACATCTCTTCGTACAGATACCGCAACCACTGCACAGTTGTTCAGAGATTATTGGTTTTCCAGTATCATCGTCTATGACGATAGTTTCTTCCTCCATTCTAACGCCTGGACAGTATTTCATACATTCCATAGAGCAACGCCTTGGTTGGCACCTATCATAATCTAATATTGCTAGTCTTGACATTTAATCACCATAATATTGATAATAATGAAATAATAGTTCATATTAAACTGTATAATTTTAAATTATATAATAGAACTTATATCTTATATCTTATAGCTTATAACTTATAACTTATAACTTATAAATTATAGATTTCAATTATATATTAAAATTAAATTAAATTAAATTAATAAGATAATAATATAATTATTTGATATTTATTTAGGTTATTTAGATTATTGAGACTTAGCATAACCTACGAGTCCACCTTTGCTCAATATATCCATTGTTTTGCCTTTTGGAAAGATGCAACTTACTTTCTTAAAGTCTTTGTTTTCTATTGAATATTCTTCAATATCTTTATTATTTATATATATTTTTTTATTCTCAAAATCTAATTCTACCAAGATATTCATTTCTGAATTTTGGTTTTGGTTTTGGTTTTGGTTTTCATTTTCGTTTTTAGATTCTTTTAAGGTATTATTTATATTTTCAATGATTTTTTTAATTCCCTTGCATTCTATTGGAATTATTCCCAAATTTATACAATTTCTATAAAAAATTCTTGCAAAACTCTCTGCAATTATTGCTTGAATACCGCAGTATTTTATCGCGACAGGTGCTTGCTCTCTCGAACTCCCACAACCAAAATTCTCGCCTGCAATAATTACATCGCCATTAGCGGTTTTATTAGGGAAATCCTCATCAATACCCGCCATACAATGCAATGCTAATTCGTAAAGGTCTGTTGTTCTTAAATAAGCACCTGGTATAATTGCATCGGTATCTACATCATCTCCAAAAATATGTGCTTTCCCACTTATTTTTGAAGGTAAACCATTGGCATATAATTCTTCTATGTTTTGGCTTTTAAGTTTGTTATACGTGTTATTTTTTTCCATAGCATCACCAAAATAAACATTTATAAATTAACTTGGTTATTGACAATATATTCTAAATATATGTGCTAAACAATAGTAATAATAAATACAAATACTAATTGTTCCGTTCAAAATTGAATATAAGCAATTAATAAAGAAGTAGGAATAATATAATTTATCATGATATTATAAATTAGCATATTTGCATTAGAATTGTAAGTATAATTATAGTTATGATTTTAATTTTAATTTTAATTTTTGATACTAAAATATGAATTCCTACTATTAATAATTAATATTGTTAAAAGTAGTAAATTTATTAGCAATTACGACATGTTAAATTTAACATGCGTGCTGTGTTTATCACAATTATTACGGCTTATGTTGATTATTATTGTGTATTATTGTTTATTATCTTATTTATTGGTGAATTTATGGAAAAAGAAATATTATCTGAAAAAATACTTATGGATTTGGATTATAACTCTAAAGACCTTTGTATTGATAAATACTACAAAAATTGTGGATTAAAAAATCCTGAAATAAATTTACAAAAAGAATGTGAGTTTAAACCTTATTTTTATGTGGATACATCAGAACCACAAGACATTTACGATTATTTAGATACCCTAAATCAAGAAATTGATTTAAAAAAATTAGAGCCCGAATTTGAGAATAGTACTTCTTTAAAGGTTCAGGATTTAATAACAAATATAGAAGTTATTGAAAAAATTGTTTATTCTGATTATATTTTAAATGGAAAAGATATTTCGGAAGTAAGTGATTTTAAAAATAAAAAAGAACGAAAAATATGTAAAATCTATGTAAAATACCCTAATCACGTGAAAATAATAAGAGAATACTTTAAAGAATTTGGAAAGTCCTATGAGTTTGACATTCCTTTTTTAAGGAGATATATGATTGACCAAGATATTGTACCATCGGCAAAATATTCCGAAAATAATAAAATAGATAATAGTATTCCGGAATTAAATTGCATAGCATTTGATATGGAACTATATTGTAAAAAAGAACCAAATGCGAAGAAAGACCCCATAATAATGGTTAATTTATTCTCTAAGGACTATCAAAAAGTAATTACGTATAAAAAATTTGAAAATTCGGAATATAATGGATGTGTGGATTACGTAAAAGATGAAAAAGAGTTGATTCAAAAAACAATTGAAATTTTGAAACAATATGACGTAATATATACCTATAATGGAGATAATTTTGATTTTCCATATTTAAAGAAAAGGGCGAATATTTATGAAATTGAATTGGATTTTGCCAGTACTTCTAATTCTCAGCAACCTCAAATCATAAAAATTTCAAAAGGGGGAATCAATAGAAAAAGCAAAATTCCTGGAATTATCCACATCGATCTTTATCCAATTGCTAGAAAATTATTAAATCTTACCAAGTACAAATTAGAATATGTAGTACAGGAATTATTTAAAATAAACAAAGAAGCTATTGATTATGGAGATATTCCCAAAATGTGGGAAACAGAAGATACTACATTGCTGAGATATGCCTATGAAGACGCACTATACACGTACAAAATGGGGAATTACTTCTTACCCCTTGAAATAATGTTCTCAAGAATAGTTAATCAGCCCTTGTATGACACTAGTAGAATGAATAGTAGCCAGATGGTAGAATTCTTACTACTTAAACGTTCTTTTGAACAAAATATGATATCCCCTAACCGACCTTCTAGTTCAAGTTATAGGGAACGTGCCAAATTCTCTTACGAAGGCGGTTATGTTAGAGAACCGTTAAAAGGCATTCAAGAAGATATTGTTTCACTTGACTTTATGAGTCTATACCCTTCAATATTGATAAGCCATAATATAAGCCCCGAAACAGTTATTTATGAAGAAAAAGAACGAGAAAATATGGAGCTTGGGATAATTCCTAAAACCCTTAATGAATTATTGAGTAGAAGAAAGCATATTAAAATGCTTTTAAAAGATAAAATTCAAAAAAATGATTTTGATGAAGAATATAGCCGATTAGAACATGAACAGAAATCCATTAAAGTGCTTGCAAATAGCCATTATGGTTATTTGGCATTCCCAATGGCTCGTTGGTACTCCGATAAATGCGCGGAAATGGTTACAGGACTTGGTCGGAAATATATTCAAGAAACCATAGAAAAGGCAGAAGAATTTGGATTTAAGGTAATTTATGCGGATACAGATGGTTTTTATGCTAAATGGGATTATGACAAACTTCGGAATGAGAAAAGTGAAGAGAACGATAAAGAGAACGATAAATCTGATAAATTATCTAAATTATCTAAATCTAAATTATCGAAAGAAGAATTAATAATATTAACTAAAAAGTTCTTAAAAGAAGTTAATGAAGAATTACCAGAAGGTATGGAATTAGAATTTGAAGGATATTTCAAAAGAGGATTATTTGTTACAAAAAAGAAATATGCACTAATAGAAGATGATAGACATATTGTAGTAAAAGGTCTAGAAGTTGTAAGACGAGATTGGTCTAATATTGCTAAAGATACCCAGCAAGCTGTTATTAAGGCATTATT encodes:
- a CDS encoding ribosome biogenesis/translation initiation ATPase RLI — encoded protein: MSRLAILDYDRCQPRRCSMECMKYCPGVRMEEETIVIDDDTGKPIISEQLCSGCGICTKRCPFGSIKIIGLPEELSDDKIIHSYGQNRFRLYGLISPRNGVTGILGPNGVGKSTIIKILNGEIVPNLNDLENPASIEDVVKHFSGTELQNYFEKLKEKNIKPIHKPQYVDILPKVVKGKVGDMLRKVDEKGKFDELTKELELTNLLNREFTQLSGGELQRVAIAAACLRDGSIYYFDEPTSWLDVKQRFSAAKVIRKVSEDKKVVAVEHDLIVLDYLSDNIHIMYGVPSAYGVVTHPRGTRVGINAYLDGFLKEENIRFRKNSIIFEKRPPADNSNRPMLLDYTDISVNLGDFKLNVEGGEIYQGEVVGILGPNGIGKTTFVKALAGVMKPNSGEINGDIKVAYKPQYILTDFDGTVEDLLMGITAIHTSFYKSEIIKPLALENLMESNVKDLSGGELQRVSIAACLSHDADLYLIDEPSAFLDVEQRLNASRVIRRMADEKDAAMFVVDHDILFQDYISDRFIVFNGEAGMNGQGSAPLKKRDGANKFLKQMGITFRRDPETGRPRVNKEGSQRDIYQKEIGEYYYVDE
- a CDS encoding 3-isopropylmalate dehydratase small subunit, with the translated sequence MEKNNTYNKLKSQNIEELYANGLPSKISGKAHIFGDDVDTDAIIPGAYLRTTDLYELALHCMAGIDEDFPNKTANGDVIIAGENFGCGSSREQAPVAIKYCGIQAIIAESFARIFYRNCINLGIIPIECKGIKKIIENINNTLKESKNENENQNQNQNQNSEMNILVELDFENKKIYINNKDIEEYSIENKDFKKVSCIFPKGKTMDILSKGGLVGYAKSQ
- a CDS encoding DNA-directed DNA polymerase, whose amino-acid sequence is MEKEILSEKILMDLDYNSKDLCIDKYYKNCGLKNPEINLQKECEFKPYFYVDTSEPQDIYDYLDTLNQEIDLKKLEPEFENSTSLKVQDLITNIEVIEKIVYSDYILNGKDISEVSDFKNKKERKICKIYVKYPNHVKIIREYFKEFGKSYEFDIPFLRRYMIDQDIVPSAKYSENNKIDNSIPELNCIAFDMELYCKKEPNAKKDPIIMVNLFSKDYQKVITYKKFENSEYNGCVDYVKDEKELIQKTIEILKQYDVIYTYNGDNFDFPYLKKRANIYEIELDFASTSNSQQPQIIKISKGGINRKSKIPGIIHIDLYPIARKLLNLTKYKLEYVVQELFKINKEAIDYGDIPKMWETEDTTLLRYAYEDALYTYKMGNYFLPLEIMFSRIVNQPLYDTSRMNSSQMVEFLLLKRSFEQNMISPNRPSSSSYRERAKFSYEGGYVREPLKGIQEDIVSLDFMSLYPSILISHNISPETVIYEEKERENMELGIIPKTLNELLSRRKHIKMLLKDKIQKNDFDEEYSRLEHEQKSIKVLANSHYGYLAFPMARWYSDKCAEMVTGLGRKYIQETIEKAEEFGFKVIYADTDGFYAKWDYDKLRNEKSEENDKENDKSDKLSKLSKSKLSKEELIILTKKFLKEVNEELPEGMELEFEGYFKRGLFVTKKKYALIEDDRHIVVKGLEVVRRDWSNIAKDTQQAVIKALLEDGDVNLAKKIIKHTIDNLKKGNIDKNDLLIHTQLTKNIEEYRSTAPHIEVAKKIKQRGDSVRVGDVISYIIVKGSRSISERAQLLEYAGDYDVNYYIDNQVLPPVIRIMESLGISEDELKNSGKQFKLDHFM